TTTCAATCATCGTTGTTTTCTGTCATATGCTTACATTAGGAGGATGAACTATCAAGATCTATTGCTTCCTGCAAAGTAGAAGCAAGCACTGTCCGTGCATGGATCAACTTTTTAGAAGATACATGGAAATTGCAATCTTTTTATGAAGAGATAAAGGAAAAGCAGGCCAAGTATGTAGGATGTTCCACTGAAAAATACCAATTGATGATTTCTATGTGCAAAGATTCGCTGACATAAGTTTCTGTTTTGAGTATTTGCTGATTGCAGTGATGAACTGGATAGATGTGGAATCTGCTTTGTGAATTTGATTAAGCATCATGTTTCTGCATGCGTGGTACTCCATTTGACTTTTACTTTCCAAAGAAGTTATATACTATGGAAAAGGGCCTTTTGTTACTACTTTTTCATTTCCTATTTGTTCCTCAACTAGCTGTTTCTTTTGGTTCTCTAGGAAGAGCTGAGCACTTCTATAGATCGTATAAAGACCTTTGTTGATAACTTGAATATTTTCAGTGACAGGTGTGGTTCTCATCTGTTAGTCTAATTTCCTGGTACAAGATACCTCCTGTGCTAATGATTGTAGTTCCACCGACAGATTGGCCCAGGATGGAGATGATGTTCTGTCGAAGCAATCAAACCCACGTAAATACCTCGAGCAGGAATATTTGGAAACTGAGAAAAAGGTCATTCTtgattaaatattttttaccCCGCTTCCTAAACAGAAGGTGCTAATAGAGGATAACAAAATATGTAGTTACAGATAGCATCAGGAACCCTGACTCTGATTTCTTTGTTCTATAATTTTTATTGCCTTCTGCTCTGTTTCAGGTTGTAGCCGCATTCAGTTTAGCTGATAATATCAGAGCATTAACATTTCCGAATCCTGAGCGTGAAACCAGGTAATTGCTATTCAAGATACTATACCCTCTTTTGGAGCACATAGAAATGTCATTTCCACACGGATCCGCAAAATCCAGTTCTCCAAACATGGCTTGACCTTCAGTGTAAATGATACTCCACTACTAAGCAGTGCTAACTGTTTGTGCAGGCGAGATGATCCTGAGGTGAAAAATCTGTTCGCCAATATCGACAAGCTGCGAGTCGAGTTCGAATCGGTTCCACGGCCAGTACTGCAAATTGagatcaaagaaaaagaagagaaatcaAGAGGAACTCGATCGCTTTCCTTCAAGGGCACCGGCACACCGAGCCATTCAAGAAGCGAGTCCCCGATCGCAGATCAACTCAGGACACGGCTACCATCGGAGTCCGACTCAGAGCTGGAGAAGTTCGACGAGGAGTACAAGGAATACTCGGCCGATGACATCAGTGGATGGGAGTTTGATGAGCTTGAAGACGACCTAAGATCTGGGCAACTCTAGTGATCAGGGAACTCACGTATCTTGATTAGTCGATGTAAATTTGTTAGCACCAAAATCTGGATAGCACAGAGTTGTGTACATTATAATCTTCGTTTCTGCCCACAAGTTTTTGCTGCATCCTCCTGCGAACGTTGAGTCGCCTTGCTTCTGGACACATGTTGGGACTTTGGGAGGAGAGCCGTGTGAGAGGTTTGATGTGTCCACATCTCCCATGAAATTGACCACTCTCTTGTGTACGTACAGTACTGTACAGTACATCATCGGGCATCCAGACTTGTAAAAAGTCAACTTCCTCCTCTTTTACCCGTCTGTGTCTTCCTCTTTTTTAGGCTTTGTTCTTTCCTCCAGCTTTAGTTGACAGCAGAAAGACCAAAGATGCCAGGATAAtggaaagaacaaaagaagctcTCCACCCTTTCTCTGCACAAAGGTGCTGCTGCCTTTGCTTTGTCAACCTCTGCCTTTTGTATTCTTAATCCATACGTGTtcgatctttttttcttcaaaggCGTAACGCGTAAAAAAAGTAATAATTCATGCTCTCAGTCTCAGTACTGGTAGTATTTACTGTACTTGATCCTGACACAATTTGCAGCAAAGGACCAAGGAGGGAAAGATGTGAAGGCAGTAAAGAGGTCATCCTATGGCCCCCACCACACTACCTTTATTGAAAAGCACACTGTGATTTGATCCAGAACTTGTTCATGTCTCTCTTATCCGTAATGCCTTTGACAGTAATACACAGGTACATGAATCTAGTTACTGTTTGCTCTCTGTAAGTAGCTGTAAAGCGCGAGAACTGCTGTACTGCTCGTAGTAAACACAACATCAAATAGTAGTACAACTACCACAGCacaaatccaaatccaacaagggcgcgcgcacacacgcacatccATCTAAATTTCAGGAGTGAGTGAGCACAAGTGCACAAGACAATCCCTGGAATCAATCAGCCTCCGAGACAAGAgggccacccccacctccCATTCTGTTTTCTTGGATTCCTCCCTGTCCTGCCACAgcccataattttttttcaaactccTGACACTGCCCCCCTCCCATCTCTCCTCCACCCCCCTATtaactcttcttcctccttgcccCCCATTTGGCCCATCCGAGCAAGCGACTGCTTGAATTGCTTCCTGGCTTCCACCCCAATGTGCCCTAGAGCGACGGCccagcacggcggcgcggagaTGGGGAGAGCGAGCTGTACCAGTTTTGCCGCTGCTAGCGCGCACTCGTTTGGGGAGGAGGAGTACATCGACCTGGATCTCAGTTCTTGCGGGGAGTATGAGTTCCGGGTGTGCCGGACCAACAAAGCGGCGGCTCCCTGCGCGGACGAGCTGCTCTCCCGGGGCAGGCTCCACAAGGTCGCGCCGAGGCCGTCGGGCAAGCCGCTTGATCctgacgccgccgcggcctgcggcggcagcggcggcggcaggaggagcaCTGCCACGGTCGCAccgctgcagcagcatccGCAAGCCGGGGGGATTCGCTGTCTGCAGCCGGCTGCGGAGGGCTCCCGGCGGAAGAAGCCCGGCAAGGCGGCTGTGCACGCGAAGCTGCAGGCGTCGCGGGCCTTCTTCCGGTCCCTGTTCGCCAGGACCTCGTGCTCCGACAAGCAGTGCCACCGCGGAATCGGCGTTCGGTCCGCGAGCACCGGCCGAACGACGAGCGGCAAGGCGGCATTTGGGCAAATCAAGAGCAGCTGCTACagcgtcagcggcggcggcgcggctccGACCACGCTGAGGAGCAGCATCGAGCAGGAGAAGCTgatggacgaggaggagctctcggcagccagcagcagcagccgccaaCGGAAGTCCTTCTCTGGCGTGATCAAGTGGCGTCCGGCAACGGCAACGGGGCCGCCGTCGAAGTCGAACCCCGCGCCGGCTTgggcgtcgacgacgacgaggaggaactCGTCGGGGGAGCACGGCCCGGCGCTGAagcggagcagcagctgccggTCGGAGTCGGAGGGGCTCATCCAGGGCGCCATCGCCTACTGCAAGCggtcgcagcagcagcgcgtgCTCGCCAGGAAGAGCGTCAGCGACGCCGCCCTCTGCTCCTCCCGGCCCTCCTAGGTCCTAGCCAACTCAGCTCAGCCGTACTGTGTAGTCCCCATAGACTAGGACGTGTGCATGCAAAAATTGTCTGGAAAATGATCACCACAACAATAATGTGAAGTGCCTCTTTCTTTCCCTGTACCAGAACACGTCTTATTCCATACTTCCATCATTAGCCGCCGTCAATTTGTTGAGAAAACGAAACGTTCAGGTTCACCACCACCAACCCGTCTGTTACTCAAACAAAATGTAGACTCCGACATTGGGCACTGCTGGTTCAGAATTATTTCCTGGGcaagcggcggcagccgctcATTCAGTGCGAGTTAAGATGCGCCATAACAGCTGCCCTGAACGCAGCAGAGCGTCCACTTGCCTAGCGAAAGAATAGCGCTAGCTCTGCCTTTGAGCTTTGACACCAAAACAAACCACCAAATtcctcaaagaaaaaacaccagaaaaaagagagggagaTGCGAACTCGAGCAATATCTCGGCGCAAGGAGTGCGCGGATGATGGGGGCGGTAGATTGACGGCATGATGGGCGCGCGGATCCTTTGGGGAAACGCCGATAGGCAGGTCGGCACGGCATCATTAAAGGCCAAAAGGAGGACGTGAAGCCGTGAAGGTGCCCCCGCATCGCAGCCAAGTCCAACCACCCGCACTGGACACTGGCCTGCTGTTCGTGGGGGGCGCGCACATGACGCGACCCGACCGCCAGTTTTGGTCTTACATTACCGGCAGCCAAATCTGGTTGGTACCAGCGCTGCAAGCCCTCAATTCTTCTTTGACCCCCTTTGCTTTGAACAGTACTACTAGCACTGTACTGCCTTGACGCGATGACGACACCAACGGTTCCCCTGCTCCGTTCGAGGTCTGAAGGTTCGAGGTTCCATTATTCGAGGGTACGAGACTCGACCTGACGTCTATCAACAACTCATTTCAGATTATTCGTAACTCCTCCCAACGTAGCCTATATAATCAAGCCGTCTCCATCAACCTTTCGCTAACACGTTCCGTTATTCAAGCATGCAATCGAGAACGTTGTGAGACGAAGGCGTAAACTCGATGCATGGTCATCCTCCTATCCACCCTCCAACCTACCTGCCTATGCTACTACAAGGCATACACAACCTAGACCAATATGGCGCGGGGCACGTGGTGGAGCAAGAATCGCCAAAGCGAAGAAAGCTAAGCTACAAATCTCTCGCTTtggaggcgaggcgaggggaGGGGAAGAAAGCTTCTTTTTACGGAGCCAACTTGGCgggctctcctcctcccgctgTTCGATCGCTGTCCTGGCCGGACCCCGGTTCTCTCCCTCCAGGCTCGGGAGAAAAACGGAAAAGGCCTCTTTGCGTACCGCATAGCCCCCCATCACCACGTGATAAGATTGGACGAGCGAGCGGGCTCAGCAGCGGAGAAAAACAGTAGCGCTATCATAGCAACTTTTACCATTAGTTTCGGCATTGGGATAGAGATAAAGATGACATGCAAAGTTGGGGATTTGTACATACAGCGTCTGGTGTTTGCGTGCATGTCTGTATGCGCGGGCACAAGCACAACCTTTCACCGTCTTCCACAGCCTGCTGTACCGTAACAAAGGGATGGCTACCTGACGACGGCGTAACTTTTTCAACCCGTACGCTTCTCGAGACTTTTGAGTGTACCGATGGGGGCAGTGATGTGTGCAATTGTCAACTCCCCCAGTTACCGACGGGTTTCCTGCGTGAAATGATAAAAATCAACTCTCTTTTTAAAACTTGAGCAAAAAATAACCTCCTAATAAATTTTAATAAATCCCAACTATTTTGTTCAACGCTCAGCCCTGAGGTTGGCTAGATCAACATCATAGTCAATGGTGTCGAAAAAGAACTTACAGATCGTTTGGCATTCattttttcatttcatttggtataACGGAacgaaatccaatttttgataggatttcatttggttaaaatttgaatttcgggttcaaaaatcatttttgtctgccacatggatttgtagagtgagacAATTTCAGAGAAATGATGACTTTTAGACATGAATTGGGTTTAGTTATAATTTGATttcatggaatttgagattgaattcatgTGGCCAATTccatgccaaccaaacaagttgattTCTAGAATtattcaaaatgaatttcagAATTCTAGGTCGAAATGATGGATGCCAAACGGGCTATTAGTGTCTTCATGAGCTACACGGGGACTTAAGATTACACATCAACAGAAGAAGTCGCAAATGCGTAGTTCATGGTGCTTCCGTAGCCACAACCATCACATGGAGTTGGATGTCATCCCGGCCAACCAcaatggcggcggcaccgGTGGAGGTGTTGTTGGCTATGGACGGGGTGCGGGAAGCTGAGTGCCGGATTTTGTTTGCTggatggtggtggcggcggcgtgctccggTAGGTTTCCGAAATGTTCTTCGTGACTTGTTGGGTTGCGGCGGCTGATCTGTGGTCCCGGTCTTTGGCGATGGAAACATGTTTGTTAGCTTTCGGTGGGGACTCTCTCAAGAATAGGTGCTACGCACGAAGTCTCATGGTGATGCGCCAAGTCATGCCTATTGCTGGTCCTGAGGCGATCATAGGATGATGGTTCCGGTATGCGGTACGGGCAGTTGTTTTGGTCTATACGATAGGGTTAGTAGTAGTTTGCTGGAGTCAATGCTATTCTTTTTGGAGCCGACTTTGTTCGGCTTTGCTGTCTAGATTTATTAAtatatggttgtgtgcatcagtcGATGCAGAGACCGGAGGTTATACTCCTTTTcgaaaattaaaaaaatgtatctACACACGTATTGTTTATAAATATCAAAGCCATGGAGCCTCAAGATTGATGTATGCAAAGTGGTAGAATTTATATTGAATACGATAAAATGGAAAACATTGGAATAACATTCCTATCGCCATCACTATCGTGCACCACATAGCAAGGGCCATGATATTTACATACGTGAATGAAAGTTGTTGAAACATAGCAACACATACTTGAGAATGTTCTACAATACTTTAGACAATTATAAGAGAAGATATTTAAAATGAGGCTTCCAGAGAGAGAATGACAAATATTTCGTAATGAGGAAATTGCACTACTGGTTCATGAAGTTGGCAAGCGGGTTCACTTTAGTCCATCAACTTGTAAACTGTGCACCGTTAGTCCAAATCTCGGTTAGCTCACGGTTCTGGGCGTTAAGTTGCCACGTGGCCGGGGGCAAGTTGCGGGAGGGGTTTTCTACAAAATCTTTTTCGCGTTCTGCCCCCTGACATTCTTTCGATCCAAGAACCGCCCAACCTAAATCCCCCACCTGAGCAGCACGTGAGGAAGACGAAACGCCACTTTGCAAAAGCCCCCCTGTCTCCTCGCCTCTTCTCTCTTCGACGTGCTCGAGGGCGGCGACCGGTGTTGCAGCAGGGGACGGTGTAGGAGACGGCGGTGACTGCCTTGCACGGTGTTCGCCATGGAAGCTCGTCGACGCAGGGTCAGCGACGACCCGCCTGATTACAGTGAGTTCGGCCCCCTCTCTCGCAACTGTCGTACGCAAAAATATGGGTTTTTGTGCGTGATGATCGCTGTGGTGTGAGGGTACTTGGAGGTTGGATTTCGGTTGTCTAGGCCATCAATTTGTGCGTAGGGTCCTGAGATGATGATTTTGGTTCTCCTCTAGGATATTAGTTGGCGGAAATTTAGGGGATTTCCTTTGGCAGTGAGTTTCTTCATGATGTATGGGTTTACCAATTTTGTGCCGTGCTGTGTTCTTAATGATTATGATTCGTCTCATTTACATAAAAATTTTGTGCACAGACAACTTTAGTAAAGGTTAGGgttttgtttgattttgagGCCTTTTTAATTTTAGGTTACAATCTGTTGTGTTGTAGGTGCATATCGTGATCATTTCACAGTGGAAATACACCATGGTGGCTTCTTCTGCGGTGTGATCATTCCAAGTCACCAGCAGGGACACACAGTACATTGTTGATCTGATTACAAATAGGTGTGATTGCAGAAAGTGGCAGCTTTCAGGCATACCCTGCAACCATGCAATTGCATGCTTCAGAGAAGAAAGGAGCAGGTTGACAGATGTTACAGTCTTGAGAGATACATGCAGGCTTATGGATACAACATATACCCAGTTAGAGACATGACCCACCGGACACAGATGAATGGAGTTCAAGTTGAACCTCCAGTGTACAAGAAGAAAGTTGGGAGGCCTAGAAGATGCAGAAGGAAGCAACCAAAGGAGATTGGGAGAAGAAAGATAAGCAAACATGGTGTTGCAATGCACTGCAGCATCTGCAACTCTGCTACACACGACAGAAGAGGCCATCACAACCATGTAGAGCCAAGCAGTGGAGAAGATGATACATAAGAAGAGTATGATGGTCCAAACATTGGAGACGTAAGAATTTGTACAACTGTTTTAATAATGAATTTTCTCTTCCTATATTATCATCTTGACTAATTCTATGAAATGCATTGATTGTAGGACATATTCAATGATGCAGAAGTAGACCCTGAGCAGGATCCTCTTAATGATCCTGAGACAATGGTGTACAGTATGTCTCATCAGGTAAATCTCATTGTAACTACAACATAATTCCTGTTGTGACCCTGATCAACATCCTAATCATTGCATTCCTTTTGTCAAAACTAGTATGCTGCTTCTAATCCAGCACCAGGGCCACTTCCAGAGGAGTCAACATTTGTTGTGCAAAGAGAAAATTACTTAAAGCCACCACATTTGGGACACATGTCTAGGAAAaccacatttaaaaaaaaattcaaattacCACCACTTTCTTGGTCCCTTGTACTCCCGCACACTGATTTCGCTATTAATCTCATTTTGACGGAAAAACTGACAGGGAGGCCCACATGTTAGGTCCGCTGTGGCGCTACGTTGGACAATGCTCGTCTCTTTCTCCTTCTCGGCCACCGCTGCCTACAGGCACGAGCCGAGCCGCCGGACATGCGCATGGTGTCGCTGCTGCCGCCAGACGGGCGCAGACCGTTGCCTCCGGCGCGAGCCGATGCCAAGTGCGCGCCAGGCCATCACCGATGTGCTTCGTGCCGACACCGCCTGGTCTGCTCTGCCGCATCCTGTCGAGTACTACTAATCAAGCCATGGACGAACCCAGCCGCACATCATCAATCACGGGAGTATCACCACAAGAAGCAGCCAGCTTTACAAGGAATCCCATCGAAGGAAAATCAGTCAGAAGACTCAGAAATAATCAATAATCAACGAGCTTTCGCGTGGCACCCGACAAGTCGCGGACgcgggagccgccgccgcccctggcGCGTGCGCCGCCGCAACTGTCTCGGGTGCacgcgggccgccgccgcctcgggagcgtgcgggagtgagtgccgccggcacgggctgCCATCGCGGACGTAGGCGGGCGTGGCGAGCTCCCATGCCGGTCGAATCAGACTCTCGTCGAAGAGCCCAAGGCAACGGTGGTTGGGAGGAGATTAGGAGAAGCGCGGTTGGAAGGGGGAGGAGACgcaggcgagggcggcgccgtTGCGCTCCCTCATTTCCTCCGCCGCGTCGGCGCCGAGCACGTGCAGCCGCTCCTCcaccctcctctctctctgcctCTCACGAGTCTGCGCTCCCCCGTCGGATCCCGCTA
This is a stretch of genomic DNA from Brachypodium distachyon strain Bd21 chromosome 1, Brachypodium_distachyon_v3.0, whole genome shotgun sequence. It encodes these proteins:
- the LOC100824767 gene encoding uncharacterized protein LOC100824767 — protein: MCPRATAQHGGAEMGRASCTSFAAASAHSFGEEEYIDLDLSSCGEYEFRVCRTNKAAAPCADELLSRGRLHKVAPRPSGKPLDPDAAAACGGSGGGRRSTATVAPLQQHPQAGGIRCLQPAAEGSRRKKPGKAAVHAKLQASRAFFRSLFARTSCSDKQCHRGIGVRSASTGRTTSGKAAFGQIKSSCYSVSGGGAAPTTLRSSIEQEKLMDEEELSAASSSSRQRKSFSGVIKWRPATATGPPSKSNPAPAWASTTTRRNSSGEHGPALKRSSSCRSESEGLIQGAIAYCKRSQQQRVLARKSVSDAALCSSRPS